From the Montipora capricornis isolate CH-2021 chromosome 2, ASM3666992v2, whole genome shotgun sequence genome, one window contains:
- the LOC138022280 gene encoding uncharacterized protein, producing MTLSTISVTLFVVAALSTSAEARSEESLVLRVFNPDYHPSDEEMLAILRKADLESHGYTKELTTSLTSRENITNLTYEKRHFYYRTVDCSRAQEVAQELETLLPDAYEVTLRNKVYNEIKARNLANMKKCKVGVEVHFKNGGGCKGGRKRSKRDSCDCWICIIIKSEE from the exons ATGACTCTTTCGACTATTTCGGTTACCCTTTTTGTGGTGGCTGCACTCTCAACATCAGCAG AAGCGAGATCAGAAGAATCGTTGGTACTAAGGGTCTTCAATCCAGATTATCATCCCTCCGACGAAGAAATGTTGGCTATATTAAGAAAAGCAGACCTGGAAAGCCATGGTTACACAAAAGAACTAACAACTTCACTGACAAGCCGTGAGAACATCACCAACCTCACTTACGAGAAAAGGCACTTCTATTACAGAACTGTGGACTGCTCGCGGGCGCAAGAAGTTGCTCAAGAATTAGAGACTTTGTTGCCAG ATGCATATGAAGTGACTCTGAGAAATAAAGTCTACAACGAGATCAAAGCGAGAAATCTGGCCAATATGAAGAAATGCAAGGTTGGAGTGGAGGTCCATTTCAAGAACGGAGGCGGATGCAAAGGCGGAAGAAAGCGCTCTAAAAGAGATTCATGCGATTGCTGGATCTGTATTATTATAAAAAGTGAAGAATAG